DNA from Variovorax sp. PBL-H6:
CGAGATCTACACCCTCATCGACCAGCTCGCGAGCGAGGGCAAGGGCATCCTGTTGATCTCTTCGGAAATGCCGGAACTGCTCGGGATGTGCGACCGGATCTATGTGATGAACGAGGGGCGCTTCGTGGCCGAATACCCGGTGGCCGAAGCGTCGCAGGAGCGCATCATGCGCGCGATCGTGAACTCGGGAGGTGGCGTCCATGGCCAATGAAGCGCAGGCGGCAAAGGCCGTCACGGGCATGGAGGGCGCTGCCGCGAAGGCCTCCATCCATCAGGGATTCCTGAAGAGCAACCTGCGCGAGTACGGCATGCTGATCTCGCTGGTCGCGATCATGGTGCTGTTCCAGGTGCTGACGGACGGCACGCTGCTGCAGCCGCTCAACCTCACCAACCTGGTGCTGCAGAACAGCTATATCGTGATCATGGCGCTGGGCATGCTGCTGGTGATCGTGGCCGGCCACATCGACCTGTCGGTGGGCTCCGTGTGTGGCTTCATCGGCGCGCTGGCGGCGGTGCTGATGGTGGAGTACGAGTGGCATTTCGTTCCCACCTTTCTCGCCTGCCTGATCGCCGGTGGCGCGGTTGGTGCCGCACAGGGCTGGTTCGTCGCCTACTTTCGCATCCCGTCCTTCATCGTCACGCTGGCGGGCATGCTGGTGTTCAAGGGCCTGACGCTGGCGCTCCTGGCGGGGCAATCGGTCGGCCCCTTTCCGGTCGCTTTCCAGCGCCTGAGCTCGGGCTTCATCCCCGAAGGCCTGGCGACCAGTGGGCTGCGGCTGACCTCGCTGCTCCTCGGCGCGTTGGCCGCTGGGGCCCTCGTGTTCTTCAAGCTGCGCGGACGCGCCCGGCTGGCGCGCCACGGCATGGAGGCGGAGCCCTTCGCCTTCTTCCTGCTGAAGAACGTGCTGTTCGCGGCCATCATCCTGTTCTTCAGCTGGCTGCTGGCTTCGTACAAGGGGCTGCCCAACGTGCTGATCGTGATGGCGGTGCTGATCGTGGCCTACGACTTCGTGACCACGCGGACCACGGTCGGGCGCCGCATCTATGCGCTCGGCGGCAACGAGAAGGCGGCGCGGCTCTCGGGCATCAAGACGCAGCGCCTGGCCTTCCTGGCCTTCGTCAACATGGGCGTGCTGGCCGCGCTGGCAGGGCTGGTGTTCGCGGCGCGCCTGAACACCGCCACG
Protein-coding regions in this window:
- the mmsB gene encoding multiple monosaccharide ABC transporter permease, with amino-acid sequence MEGAAAKASIHQGFLKSNLREYGMLISLVAIMVLFQVLTDGTLLQPLNLTNLVLQNSYIVIMALGMLLVIVAGHIDLSVGSVCGFIGALAAVLMVEYEWHFVPTFLACLIAGGAVGAAQGWFVAYFRIPSFIVTLAGMLVFKGLTLALLAGQSVGPFPVAFQRLSSGFIPEGLATSGLRLTSLLLGALAAGALVFFKLRGRARLARHGMEAEPFAFFLLKNVLFAAIILFFSWLLASYKGLPNVLIVMAVLIVAYDFVTTRTTVGRRIYALGGNEKAARLSGIKTQRLAFLAFVNMGVLAALAGLVFAARLNTATPKAGLGFELDVIAACFIGGASASGGVGKVMGAVIGAFVMGVMNNGMSILGVGIDYQQVIKGLVLLAAVFVDVYNKNK